One segment of Carya illinoinensis cultivar Pawnee chromosome 13, C.illinoinensisPawnee_v1, whole genome shotgun sequence DNA contains the following:
- the LOC122290806 gene encoding probable serine/threonine-protein kinase PBL2, with protein MGNCFRKPAKCAHASSSIFSGNEKPTRKAKQDSTTSSEQTPLGNSSTSFIISKADTSLNGHPKSFVFSDLKNATKSFRPENLLGEGGFGSVFKGWIDENTFAPAKPGTGIVVAIKRLKPESFQGHKEWLAEVNYLGQLHHENLVKLIGYCSESENRLLVYEFMPKGSLENHLFRKGVQPIAWATRMNIAVGVARGLAFLHSLDANVIFRDLKASNILLDSDFNAKLSDFGLARDGPTGDNTHVSTRVVGTQGYAAPEYVATGHLTPKSDVYSFGVVLLELLSGKRAMDDDRAGFVEETLVDWAKPFLSDSRRVLRIMDTRLGGQYSKKGAQAAAALALQCLHTDPKNRPSMVDVLSNLERLPSSNVVSRSAQAKVDHHRVKHLSHTH; from the exons ATGGGAAACTGCTTCCGAAAACCCGCAAAGTGTGCTCATGCTTCGTCTTCCATTTTTTCCG GAAATGAAAAGCCTACTCGTAAGGCAAAGCAGGATTCGACAACTTCCAGTGAGCAAACACCTTTGGGAAATTCGAGCACATCCTTTATAATATCCAAGGCTGATACATCTCTCAACGGCCATCCCAAGTCCTTTGTATTTAGTGATCTCAAGAATGCAACCAAGAGTTTCCGCCCAGAAAATTTACTTGGAGAGGGAGGGTTCGGGTCCGTCTTTAAAGGATGGATTGATGAGAACACTTTCGCTCCCGCTAAACCAGGAACTGGGATAGTAGTTGCAATAAAGAGACTCAAGCCAGAGAGCTTTCAAGGCCACAAGGAATGGCTA GCAGAAGTTAACTATCTAGGGCAGCTTCACCATGAAAATCTCGTGAAGCTCATTGGTTACTGTTCAGAGTCTGAGAACAGGCTCCTTGTATACGAGTTTATGCCTAAAGGAAGCTTGGAGAATCATTTATTTAGAA AAGGAGTTCAACCTATTGCTTGGGCTACACGAATGAATATTGCAGTTGGTGTTGCACGAGGATTGGCCTTCTTGCATAGTTTAGATGCCAATGTAATCTTCCGTGATTTAAAGGCTTCGAACATTCTACTTGACTCG GATTTCAATGCAAAGCTTTCAGATTTTGGTTTAGCAAGGGATGGACCAACAGGAGATAATACCCATGTTTCGACCAGAGTTGTGGGAACCCAAGGATATGCTGCCCCAGAATACGTAGCCACAG GTCACTTGACTCCAAAGAGTGATGTTTACAGCTTTGGCGTCGTCTTATTAGAGTTACTGTCAGGAAAACGGGCTATGGATGATGATAGAGCTGGATTTGTAGAAGAAACCTTGGTGGATTGGGCGAAACCATTTTTGAGTGACAGCAGACGAGTTTTGAGGATTATGGATACCAGGTTGGGGGGTCAGTACTCCAAGAAAGGGGCCCAAGCTGCAGCTGCACTTGCATTACAATGCCTTCACACAGATCCCAAGAATAGGCCTTCTATGGTTGATGTTCTATCCAACTTGGAACGACTCCCCTCATCGAATGTTGTTTCCAGGAGCGCCCAAGCTAAGGTTGATCATCACAGGGTCAAGCATTTGAGTCACACCCACTAG